The Panicum hallii strain FIL2 chromosome 9, PHallii_v3.1, whole genome shotgun sequence genome has a window encoding:
- the LOC112873570 gene encoding glycine-rich cell wall structural protein-like, with protein MGRAPRGVWNMALLGLAVAVVLAVAAEARSLEKQSLCGGGCGLGGGGGYGGGGGVGLGGGLGHGGGLGFGGGKGGGFGGGAGGGGGLGGGGGLGGGSGGGGGLGGGYGGGAGGGVGGGSGGGGGLGGGSGGGGGLGGGGGAGAGGGYGGGAGGGTGGGYGGGAGAGGGAGGGYGGGAGAGGGAGGGYGGGAGTGGGYGGGAGGGSGGGYGGGAGSGGGAGAGGGYGGGAGGGAGGGYGGGAGGGAGGGYGGGAGTGGGFGSGGGGGYGGGAGGGIGGRV; from the coding sequence ATGGGGAGGGCGCCGAGGGGTGTGTGGAACATGGCGCTTCTGGGGCTGGCCGTCGCGGTGGTTCTCGCGGTGGCCGCCGAGGCGCGGTCCTTGGAGAAGCAGAGCTTGTGCGGTGGCGGGTGTGGGCTTGGTGGCGGTGGAgggtacggcggcggcggcggtgttggGCTTGGCGGTGGCCTTGGGCACGGTGGAGGGCTTGGGTTTGGAGGAGGGAAAGGTGGTGGGTTCGGCGGGGGTGCAGGTGGTGGAGGCGGCCTCGGTGGTGGGGGTGGTTTAGGGGGTGGCTCCGGTGGAGGCGGAGGGCTTGGGGGTGGTTATGGCGGCGGTGCCGGTGGAGGAGTTGGTGGTGGCTCCGGGGGAGGCGGAGGGCTTGGTGGTGGTTCCGGGGGAGGTGGTGGActtggtggaggaggaggagctggggCTGGTGGTGGCTACGGTGGAGGAGCCGGTGGAGGCACTGGCGGCGGCTACGGTGGAGGCGCTGGTGCTGGAGGTGGTGCCGGAGGCGGCTACGGTGGAGGCGCCGGTGCTGGAGGTGGTGCCGGAGGCGGCTACGGTGGAGGTGCCGGTACAGGTGGCGGCTATGGTGGAGGAGCTGGTGGAGGCAGCGGCGGTGGATATGGCGGAGGTGCAGGCtcaggaggcggcgccggcgccggcggcggctacgGTGGAGGCGCTGGCGGTGGTGCCGGTGGTGGCTACGGTGGAGGTGCTGGCGGTGGCGCAGGTGGAGGCTACGGTGGCGGTGCTGGCACTGGTGGTGGCTTTGGCtctggcggcggtggaggctatGGCGGTGGTGCCGGGGGTGGCATCGGCGGCCGTGTCTGA